The Streptomyces sp. B3I8 nucleotide sequence TTCTGATTTCTGCGCTTTGTCCCTCACGCGGCCCAAGGAGGCGCGCACCCGGAGTCCGTGCGGCAACCCGGCAACCCGGCCGTGCGGGCGGGTCAGGCGGCGGTTCCGCGCAGCACCTTCAGCCTCCGCACGGCCTCCTCCAGCACCTCCACCCGCTTGCAGAACGCGAAGCGGACGAACGGCGCGCCCTGCTCCCGGTGGTCGTAGAACACCGCGTTGGGGATCGCGACGACGCCGGCCCGCTCCGGCAGTGCCCGGCAGAAGGCGACCCCGTCGCTCTCCCCCAGCGGGCGGACGTCGGCCGTCACGAAGTACGTCCCGGCCGGGCGGAACACGGAGAAGCCCGCCGCCCGCAGTCCGTCCGACAGCAGGTCCCGCTTCCGTCCGAGGTCCTCACGCAGCCCCGCGAAGAAGGACTCCGGCAGCGCCAGCCCCTCCGCGACGGCGTACTGGAACGGTCCCGAGGCCACGTACGTCAGGAACTGCTTCGCCGACCGCACCGCGGTGACCAGCGCGGCCGTGCCCGTCACCCAGCCGACCTTCCAGCCGGTGTACGAGAAACTCTTGCCGGCGCTGCCGATGCTGACCGTGCGCTCCCGCATCCCGGGGAATCCCGCGAGCGGCAGGTGCTCGGCACCGTCGAACACGAGGTGCTCGTACACCTCGTCCGTGACCACGAGGAGATCCCGCTCGACCGCCAGTTCGGCGATCGCGGTCAGTTCCGCCCGGTTCAGCACGGTCCCGGTCGGGTTGTGCGGGGTGTTGATCAGCAGCAGCCGGGTGCGGTCGGTCACCGCGTCGCGCAGCTCGTCGAGGTCGAGGCGGAAGACGGGACCGTCCGGCCCCTCGTGCGGCCGCAGCGTCACCGGCACGCGCTTGCCGCCCGCCATGGCGACGCAGGCCGCGTAGGAGTCGTAGTACGGCTCCAGGGCGATCACCTCGTCCCCCGGCTCGACGAGCGCCAGCAGCGCGGCCGCGATCGCCTCGGTGGCACCGGCGGTGACCAGCACCTCCGTGTCCGGGTCGTACGTCAGTGCGTACCGCCGCTGCTGGTGGGCGGCGATCGCCGCGCGCAGCTCGGGGACGCCGGGGCCGGGCGGGTACTGGTTCCCGCGCCCGTCGCGCAGCGCCCGCACGGCCGCCTCGCGGATCTCCTCGGGCCCGTCGGTGTCGGGGAAGCCCTGGCCGAGGTTGAGGGAGCCGGTGCTCAGCGCCAGTGCCGACATCTCGGCGAAGACGGTCGTGCCGAACTCGGTGAGCCGCCGGTTGAGGAGGGGACGCGCGGGGGAGGTCATGGCCGCCATCCTGCGCCCGGCCCGAGGGGTTCCTCAACTCCGCCCGCGCCCGGGGCCCGCCGGTGGGGGCCTGCGGCCCGTGTGACGGCGGACCGGCTGTCAGACCCCTCTGGGATGCTCCGACGACGGGGACGACGACGGGGACGACGACGGGGACGACGACGGGGACGACGACGGGGACGACGACGGGGGCGACAGTGCCGGACATGACGGTGCAGCTGACGATCGACTGCTCCGATCCGCGGCGGATGGTGGCCGCCTGGGCCGAAGCCCTGGGTTACGTGCCGGAACCCCCGCCGGCCGGGCACGCCACGTGGCGTGCCTACTGGGCGGCGACGGGGGTGCCCGAGGAGGAGCTGCCGCCCGGCGCCGGGGACATCCCGGAGTCGATCGTGGATCCCTCGGGGCGTGGACCGAGGGTGTGGTTCCAGCAGGTGCCGGAGCCCAAGGTCGCCAAGAACCGGTGGCACTTCGACCTCAGGGTCGGCGGGGGCCGCGACGTCCCCCTGGACGTCCGCGCGCGACGGGTCGGGAGCACGGTGGAACGGCTGGTCGCGGCGGGTGCCAGCGTGCTGCGGGTCAACGACGAGCCGGACACGGGGTTCTACGCCGTCGCCCTGCGGGATCCCGAGGGCAACGAGTTCGACGTCGTCTGAGGGCCGCGGTCCCTCAGAAGTTGCTCAACTTCGCTTTGGGCCGCGCGGCGTGAGGGCATCTCCCGGGCACACAACGCCGGGGCGCCGACGAGGCCGGCCCGGCATCGGACGGCCTCCGGACCGATCGGGGATCTGCCGGGGGCCGATGGGGGATTCGAAGGGAGGGTGGCGCCATGGCATTCGGCATCATCCTTGCGGTAATGGCACTTCTGTTCGCCTGGGTCTTCGTCGCCGCGAGGCGTCGGGAGGGCGCGGCGAAGGGGAAGCGGTCCCGCACCGCCCGGTACGCGGCAGGCGGGGGCGGCGGCAGCTGGTGGGCCGGCGACTCGAGCGGTGACTCGTCCTCGGGCGGTCACAGCGGTGGTGGTCACAGCGGTGGTCACGGAGGTCACTCGTGCGGGGGAGGCCACTCCTGCGGCGGCGGCTCCTCCTGCGGTTCGTCGTGCGGGGGCGGCTGCGGCGGAGGGGGCTGAGGCGGCCCGGCCGGCCAGGGGGAGGGGCGCACGGGGGCGCGCGTCGTACGTGAACAGTTGAGCTGTGCAGCCCTCGGGGGGATGGAAACCCCACGAAGTTGGGTAAAAACGCTGTGGCGGCCCCAGAGTTCATGATTCCCTCTAGATCACGAAACAGCCCCAGTACGCCTGCGGGCCATCCCGCGGGCGGACCTCCTCCGGACCGGGTTGTTTCGGATGTCCTGTCCGGCCGGCCGAGTCGGCCGGTCTCCCCGGCGCCACCGAGGTGTGTGCCGGCCCCTCCCCTTTTGCGTGCTAGCGGAGCCGATCCATGCTCACGACCCTGAACACCTCCTACACCGACACGCGCGCGGCCGACCTCGCCTGGACCCTGGACAGCGGGCCGCTGCCCGCGCTCGCCACCCTCGACCTCGAACTGGCGGACACCACAGTGCAGTTGCGCCTCCTCGGCGCCTCCCACCAGGTACTCCTGGAGGCTCCCGAGGGCGACTGCTCGGAGACGGTCGCCTGCATCCAGGGCAGCAGCACGCCGCTGCCGCTCGGTGTGGCGAAACGGGTCGACGACTGGGAGTACGAGTTCGCGGCCCGTGTGGAGGTGCTCTCCCCGGACTCGTTCGCGGGGCGCGCCCAGGAGCTGCTGGCCCTGGTCGCCGACCATCCGCACGGCCTGGCCGGCGTCTTCCCCGGCAGTCCGCACGCGTTCACGGCGTTGCTGGCCCAGCGGTACGAGGGCCAGATCCACTGGCGCACCTGGCACGCGTACCCGCAGGACGGCCAGCTCGTCGCCACCCGCACGCGGGTGGGCAGGGTCACCCGTGCCGCCCGTGCCTCGACGGACGAGTGGCATCCGGGACTCCCCGTGGACCACCGCGCCCCCCGCCTCCAGGCCACGGGCGTCTGAACCGGCGCGCGGGCCCGGCGCGGGCGACATGTGCCGGGGCGGGGCCCTCGAAGGGGCGCTCCCCGCGCACCACTTCACCACCGCTTCATGCGCGTGAGTGACAAGGCCCGGCGTCGGCGCCCCGGTAGCGTTCCGTCAGTGATCGACCCGTATGCCCCCGCACCCCCCGGCGCCCCGCCCCGCCGGGGCGAGCCGGGCCGGG carries:
- a CDS encoding pyridoxal phosphate-dependent aminotransferase — protein: MAAMTSPARPLLNRRLTEFGTTVFAEMSALALSTGSLNLGQGFPDTDGPEEIREAAVRALRDGRGNQYPPGPGVPELRAAIAAHQQRRYALTYDPDTEVLVTAGATEAIAAALLALVEPGDEVIALEPYYDSYAACVAMAGGKRVPVTLRPHEGPDGPVFRLDLDELRDAVTDRTRLLLINTPHNPTGTVLNRAELTAIAELAVERDLLVVTDEVYEHLVFDGAEHLPLAGFPGMRERTVSIGSAGKSFSYTGWKVGWVTGTAALVTAVRSAKQFLTYVASGPFQYAVAEGLALPESFFAGLREDLGRKRDLLSDGLRAAGFSVFRPAGTYFVTADVRPLGESDGVAFCRALPERAGVVAIPNAVFYDHREQGAPFVRFAFCKRVEVLEEAVRRLKVLRGTAA
- a CDS encoding VOC family protein; translated protein: MTVQLTIDCSDPRRMVAAWAEALGYVPEPPPAGHATWRAYWAATGVPEEELPPGAGDIPESIVDPSGRGPRVWFQQVPEPKVAKNRWHFDLRVGGGRDVPLDVRARRVGSTVERLVAAGASVLRVNDEPDTGFYAVALRDPEGNEFDVV
- a CDS encoding DUF2617 family protein, whose amino-acid sequence is MLTTLNTSYTDTRAADLAWTLDSGPLPALATLDLELADTTVQLRLLGASHQVLLEAPEGDCSETVACIQGSSTPLPLGVAKRVDDWEYEFAARVEVLSPDSFAGRAQELLALVADHPHGLAGVFPGSPHAFTALLAQRYEGQIHWRTWHAYPQDGQLVATRTRVGRVTRAARASTDEWHPGLPVDHRAPRLQATGV